The following nucleotide sequence is from Komagataeibacter medellinensis NBRC 3288.
AAAATTTTATCAGGAATGAACTGCCTGAAGACGCGCAGGAACTCTTTGACCTGCTTATTCAGGACTACCAGCACAGGATTGCATCCTTACAGACGCAATATGACCATCAGAGACTCAGACATTCCATGGAAAGTCTGGAACAGGTGGAAAAGCTGGAGAAAGCCAGAAATCTGACTGGCAGAAGTGTGCATCTGCTGGAACGCACTGTTACAGACCTGAAAAAGACCAAAGCCAGTCTTCCAGACCTGACGGATATTCAAAGCCAGATCAAGGACATGAAAGCCTTTCTGGCTCCAAAGGAGAAACCTTCTCCCCTCTTTTCAGAAGCGATTAAAATTTTCCTGGAAAGCAAGGACACCACAGTCAAATCCACTGTGATCAAATCCTACGAACGCACCTTCAAACGCTTTCTGGAAGTCTGTGGGGATAAACCCATGCGGGATTATACCGGGGCAGATGTCGGGCATTTCAAAGCCCTGATGGAACAGCTACCGGAAAGTTATGGCAAACAGCGCAATGACACCCGGACAGTTCAGGAATTTGTGGCAGATGCGAAGAAACGCAAACTGGCCCGTATTTCCGGGAAGTCAGTCAAAAACCATTTCACCAAGCTTTCGGGACTTTGGAAGCATTTCCTTCTGCGTGACCTTGTGGATCGCAATGTTTTCACAGGTGGCTGGCAGTTTGACACCAAGTCCAAAACCAATCGTGTGCGCTGGAGTGATAACGACTTAAAGGCCATTGCGGGTCAGCCCTGGCAGTTTGGCACCATCAGCCATAAGACAGCATCCATGATTGTGGGGATTGCCTCTTACACAGGGATGCGACTGGAAGAAATCTGTCGTTTAAGACCACAGGACATTCAGGAGATTCAAGGTATTCCCTGCATTCTGGTGCAGGATCACCCTGCCCTGAAAGGTAAACCCTGGATGGAATGGAGTGCGAAGACAGAAGCCGGGAAACGTGTTGTTCCCATTTGCACGGCCTTACAGCAAGCTGGTTTGCTTGACCTTGCCCAAAGAGCCATGAACCAGAAACGTGGAGGGATCGAAGAACCGTTGATTGGCGCGCGTGGTTCCTGATTTCAGGCTTTTGTCGTGCTGATTGACGGTTCTTGGGGTGACTTTTGATCTGCGTCTTGAGCAGATCGGACGCTGTCGCCAATTGGATAGCTACGCGGCCGCGTTCAACCTCTCGAGGAAGAGGAAGCGGCGCATGTTGTAGACGATATTGGCCAAGCCAATCCTCATGGTGGCCCGGGTAATGCCCACGGTCCGGATGAACAATCCCGTCTGCGATTTCTGATCGGCAAAGACATGCTCGACGCGGGATCGGATGACGGACTTCCCTGCGTTAGAGCGCTGGATATGGCGGGGCATGGGCTTGAGATGCGGCTTTTTCCTGTGAACCTTCGAGACGAAACCCTCTTTGTCCATGAAGTCCTCATTGGCTTTCGAGCGATACGCGGTGTCGGCCCAAACGCTTGAGGCCGTATTGGTTTTATCGAGCAAGCCCTCGCGCAGCCTGGCACCATCACTGGCGGCGGCATCCGTCGCTTTCCATTTCCGGATCAGTCGAAACTTTCGATCGATGAAAATATGCGATTTGTAGCCAAAGAACGGAATGGCGAGGTCCGTGGACGGGAGCGTCCCGTCCTCCTGCCGCTTTGCCTTCGTGAACTTCAGTGTCCATCGCGCATGGCGATCCTTGTGGGACAACTTGGCAGGCTTGTCCTGCCAGTCCTGCGGAATGCGGCCTTCCCGAAGATCAACTTTCTCCGCGTTGGTATTGCGCTGCTTTGGCGCCGCCACCAGCGTGGCATCCAGGATCTGGCCGGACATCGGCAGATACCCGGCGTTTCGCAGGGTGGCGTCAAAGCGCTCGAACAGCTTCTGGATGGCGCCAGCCTCGGTCAGCCGTTCACGGAACAGCCAGACCGTTTTGGCGTCAGGCACCCGGTCCGATAACGCCAGGCCGAGGAAGCGCATGAAGGACAGCCGGTCGTTGATCAGATACTCCGTTCGCTCGTCGGAGAGATTGTTCAGCGTCTGGATCACCAGGATCTTGAACATCAGCACCGGATCAAACGGGGGACGGCCACCTTTACTTCCGTCCGCATAGGCCAGAGCCCTGTCCAGATCAGGACGGAACACCTCAAAATCCACAGTCCGAGAAAACGCTTCGAGCTGATCGCCAAGGCCACTCAAACGGGCTAGTCGCTCGTCCACATCAAAGAAGCCCGGCTGCTTCATGAGCCATTCCCTCAATCATCACAGAAGAGAGGGAATCACACACAGAGGGCCAGAACCAGGGGTTTTTCGAACCCTCCAC
It contains:
- a CDS encoding DUF6538 domain-containing protein → MLIRLQSGYHFRRAVPSHVRDIVGKKELWLSLGTNKREVAKPYACAVFAETERLFRSVMHLKTELSENENFIRNELPEDAQELFDLLIQDYQHRIASLQTQYDHQRLRHSMESLEQVEKLEKARNLTGRSVHLLERTVTDLKKTKASLPDLTDIQSQIKDMKAFLAPKEKPSPLFSEAIKIFLESKDTTVKSTVIKSYERTFKRFLEVCGDKPMRDYTGADVGHFKALMEQLPESYGKQRNDTRTVQEFVADAKKRKLARISGKSVKNHFTKLSGLWKHFLLRDLVDRNVFTGGWQFDTKSKTNRVRWSDNDLKAIAGQPWQFGTISHKTASMIVGIASYTGMRLEEICRLRPQDIQEIQGIPCILVQDHPALKGKPWMEWSAKTEAGKRVVPICTALQQAGLLDLAQRAMNQKRGGIEEPLIGARGS
- a CDS encoding IS5 family transposase, whose protein sequence is MKQPGFFDVDERLARLSGLGDQLEAFSRTVDFEVFRPDLDRALAYADGSKGGRPPFDPVLMFKILVIQTLNNLSDERTEYLINDRLSFMRFLGLALSDRVPDAKTVWLFRERLTEAGAIQKLFERFDATLRNAGYLPMSGQILDATLVAAPKQRNTNAEKVDLREGRIPQDWQDKPAKLSHKDRHARWTLKFTKAKRQEDGTLPSTDLAIPFFGYKSHIFIDRKFRLIRKWKATDAAASDGARLREGLLDKTNTASSVWADTAYRSKANEDFMDKEGFVSKVHRKKPHLKPMPRHIQRSNAGKSVIRSRVEHVFADQKSQTGLFIRTVGITRATMRIGLANIVYNMRRFLFLERLNAAA